One stretch of Deltaproteobacteria bacterium DNA includes these proteins:
- a CDS encoding (Fe-S)-binding protein: protein PCHHVRYQNISTQPRAIIQSLPGVEFVEMREPDRCCGMGGAFNIQYYELSKKIAEHKMNSIAETNADIVVTACPGCMIQLIDNTIQKGMPQRVMHVIELLH, encoded by the coding sequence ATCCCTGCCACCATGTAAGGTACCAAAACATCTCCACTCAGCCCAGAGCGATCATCCAATCCTTGCCGGGGGTGGAATTTGTGGAGATGAGAGAGCCAGATCGGTGTTGTGGGATGGGAGGGGCATTTAACATTCAATATTATGAACTCTCCAAAAAGATAGCCGAGCATAAGATGAACTCCATTGCCGAAACGAATGCGGACATCGTGGTTACCGCCTGCCCAGGGTGTATGATCCAGTTGATCGACAACACCATCCAAAAGGGAATGCCCCAAAGGGTAATGCATGTGATAGAGCTTCTGCACTAA